The Gemmatimonas aurantiaca T-27 DNA segment TCGATGGCGGCCACGCCAGCGGCCTGAATACCCATGTACTGGCCAGTGTCGGTGAACGACTTCACCTTCGTCAGGGCCGACGCGATAGGCGGCGCGGCCACCGCCCATCCGCAGCGCCAGCCGGTCATGTTGTACGTCTTGGACAACGAATGGAACTCGATGGCCACATCGCGCGCGCCATCGATTTCGAAGATGCTCGGCGGCACATACCCGTCGAACCCCATCTCCGAATAGGCATTGTCGTACACCAGCAGAATGTCGCGTTCACGGCAGGTCCGCACCACGCGCTCGAGGTAGTCGCGCGGAGCAATCGCTGCCGTGGGATTGTTCGGATAGTTCAGGTACAACACCCGCGTGCGCGCCATGATGTCGGCCGGAATCTCGTCGAGATCGATGAGAAATTCCGTGCGCGGGCGCAGCGGGTATACATACGGCGTGGCGTCGCTCATGAGCGTGCCACCGATGTACGCCTGATAGGCCGGATCGGGGATGATGGCCACGTCACCAGGCCCCAGAAATGCAAACGCGATGTGCGCGAGCCCTTCCTTGCTGCCAAGCAACGGCACCACTTCACTGATCGGATCGACCGCCTGTGAGAAGCGGGTCTGCATCCACGCGGCAATGGCTTCGCGGTATGGCACGTGGCCAAGCCCGAAGCCATACCGCTGCAGCGCCGGAACCTCGGCCGCTGCCTGGAGTGCCGCCACCGCCTTCGGTGGTGGCGGCACATCCGCATCGCCGGCCCCGAGATCGATCACATCCACACCGGCCACCAGCAGTGCCTTCTTGCGGGCCGGAATGTGTGCCAGTGGATAGATCGGGAACTCGTTGAATCGCTGGGAAAGTCGGGGCATCGACGACGGAAGTGAAGGAGCGGATGAATCAGGACGTCGGCGGATTGAACTGCGCGTGCTGCGCGTCGATCCAGCTCTGGTGATAGGCCTCGTCTTCGATGGGCATGGCCTGCTTCGCGACCTGGAGCGGACGGAAGCTGTCCATCATCACGGCGAGTTCGTTGGTGTGCGTGGCCCCGATACTGGCCTCTGCGCGACCCGGATGCGGCCCGT contains these protein-coding regions:
- a CDS encoding aminotransferase class I/II-fold pyridoxal phosphate-dependent enzyme yields the protein MPRLSQRFNEFPIYPLAHIPARKKALLVAGVDVIDLGAGDADVPPPPKAVAALQAAAEVPALQRYGFGLGHVPYREAIAAWMQTRFSQAVDPISEVVPLLGSKEGLAHIAFAFLGPGDVAIIPDPAYQAYIGGTLMSDATPYVYPLRPRTEFLIDLDEIPADIMARTRVLYLNYPNNPTAAIAPRDYLERVVRTCRERDILLVYDNAYSEMGFDGYVPPSIFEIDGARDVAIEFHSLSKTYNMTGWRCGWAVAAPPIASALTKVKSFTDTGQYMGIQAAGVAAIESWAEFVPQNLAIFAERRDASVAAFRANGFACDVPKATMYLWIPLPGGIASAAFADRLREEEGVIVMPGSGFGAGGEGFFRVSFIQSPARIAEAAARAGRVLRSMVAGEGVEAVAK